A section of the Pseudomonas tritici genome encodes:
- a CDS encoding CYTH domain-containing protein, protein MQKETEIKLRVSRETLAALREHPLLKKRNKSGWERRELMNQYFDTPERDLAQAKVALRLRKDGDDIIQTLKTRGQSIAGLSERNEYNWDLPKAKLDVKKLDGECWPEQLAELDKKTLKPIFTTDFVRERAEIAWGRGKAKVVIEAALDLGHVVVGKQKEEICELELELREGEPAALLELAAELAATLALMPCDISKAERGYRLYDASSYALSLPAPQIHAEMPLDDAFAAIMWHLLGSSQRLAEQYRFNGHWRLLQDWVDTLGELRALIGSLGQAAPRQSTSELRSALDALLEDWRPLVQAGDDDEDIRKAAPEQFVEELEDVRWGQFSLSASRWLLARTWTADRNVRGNRQGAAQITNWLPRLLADDAVALQLPRYQQQPEDLAEQLPRIERIQAWLHHARNVVDVPELDRLYGELNKLAQLANQPITDESLDARMHQAIAVYQNRAWKTLLRL, encoded by the coding sequence ATGCAGAAAGAAACCGAAATCAAGCTCCGCGTCAGCCGCGAAACACTCGCTGCGCTGCGTGAGCACCCGCTACTGAAAAAACGCAACAAAAGTGGCTGGGAACGCCGTGAGTTGATGAACCAGTATTTCGACACCCCCGAACGCGACCTGGCCCAGGCCAAAGTCGCCCTGCGCCTGCGCAAGGACGGTGACGACATCATCCAGACCCTCAAGACCCGCGGTCAGAGCATCGCCGGCTTGTCGGAACGTAACGAATACAACTGGGACCTGCCCAAAGCCAAGCTCGACGTGAAGAAACTCGACGGCGAATGCTGGCCCGAGCAACTGGCCGAGCTGGACAAAAAGACCCTCAAGCCGATCTTCACCACCGACTTCGTACGTGAACGCGCCGAAATCGCCTGGGGCCGTGGCAAAGCCAAGGTGGTGATCGAAGCCGCTTTGGACCTGGGTCACGTGGTAGTCGGCAAGCAGAAAGAAGAAATCTGCGAGCTGGAACTGGAACTGCGCGAAGGTGAACCGGCTGCCCTGCTGGAACTCGCCGCCGAGCTGGCCGCGACCCTGGCACTGATGCCTTGCGACATCAGCAAGGCCGAGCGTGGCTATCGCTTGTATGACGCCAGCAGCTACGCGTTGAGCCTGCCGGCGCCGCAGATCCACGCCGAAATGCCGTTGGACGATGCCTTCGCTGCGATCATGTGGCACCTGCTCGGCAGCAGCCAACGCCTGGCCGAGCAATACCGTTTCAATGGCCACTGGCGCCTGTTGCAAGACTGGGTCGACACCCTCGGCGAACTGCGCGCCCTGATCGGCAGCCTTGGCCAGGCCGCACCGCGTCAATCCACCAGCGAACTGCGCAGCGCACTCGATGCTCTTCTGGAAGACTGGCGCCCACTGGTACAAGCCGGTGACGACGATGAAGACATCCGCAAAGCTGCGCCTGAGCAGTTCGTCGAAGAGTTGGAAGACGTGCGCTGGGGCCAGTTCTCACTGAGCGCCTCGCGCTGGCTGCTGGCTCGCACCTGGACCGCCGACCGCAACGTGCGCGGCAATCGCCAGGGCGCTGCGCAAATCACCAACTGGCTGCCGCGCCTGCTGGCTGACGATGCTGTCGCCCTGCAACTGCCGCGCTACCAGCAGCAGCCGGAAGACCTGGCTGAGCAACTGCCGCGTATCGAACGCATCCAGGCCTGGCTGCACCATGCGCGTAACGTGGTCGACGTTCCGGAACTGGACCGCCTGTATGGCGAGCTGAACAAGTTGGCGCAACTGGCCAACCAGCCGATCACCGATGAGTCGCTGGATGCGCGGATGCATCAGGCGATTGCGGTGTATCAGAACCGTGCCTGGAAGACCCTTCTGCGTCTGTAA
- a CDS encoding Lrp/AsnC family transcriptional regulator, producing MHSELDAYDRRILALLQEDASLSSAQIAEQVGLSQSPCWRRIQRLKEEGVIRGQVTLLDRKKIGLNTQIFAEVKLNAHGRSNFTEFTDAIRGFPEVLECYVLMGAVDFLLRIVTSDIEAYERFFFEKLSMVPGIQEVNSIVALSEIKSTTSLPVLR from the coding sequence ATGCACAGCGAGCTGGACGCCTACGACCGCCGTATCCTGGCCCTGCTGCAAGAGGACGCCTCGCTTTCCAGTGCACAAATTGCCGAACAGGTGGGCCTGTCCCAGTCGCCGTGCTGGCGGCGCATCCAGCGGCTCAAGGAAGAGGGGGTGATTCGCGGCCAGGTCACCTTGCTCGATCGCAAGAAGATCGGTCTCAATACGCAGATATTCGCCGAGGTCAAACTCAACGCCCACGGCCGTTCCAACTTCACTGAGTTCACCGACGCGATTCGCGGCTTTCCGGAAGTGCTGGAATGTTATGTGCTGATGGGGGCGGTGGATTTTCTGTTGCGAATTGTCACTTCGGACATTGAGGCGTATGAGCGGTTTTTCTTCGAGAAGTTGTCGATGGTGCCGGGGATTCAGGAGGTCAATTCGATTGTGGCGCTATCCGAGATCAAGTCCACGACCAGCCTGCCAGTATTGCGCTGA